A part of Mustela erminea isolate mMusErm1 chromosome 9, mMusErm1.Pri, whole genome shotgun sequence genomic DNA contains:
- the CD81 gene encoding CD81 antigen yields the protein MGVEGCTKCIKYLLFVFNFVFWLAGGVILGVALWLRHDPQTTNLLYLELGDRPAPNTFYVGIYILIAVGAVMMFVGFLGCYGAIQESQCLLGTFFTCLVILFACEVAAGIWGFVNKDQIAKDVKQFYDQALQQAVVDDDANNAKAVVKTFHETLNCCGSSTLSALTTSMLKNNLCPSGSTIISNFFKEDCHQKIDDLFSGKLYLIGIAAIVVAVIMIFEMILSMVLCCGIRNSSVY from the exons CTGGCCGGAGGCGTGATCCTGGGTGTGGCTCTGTGGCTGCGCCACGACCCACAGACCACCAACCTCCTCTACCTGGAGCTCGGAGACAGGCCTGCGCCCAACACCTTCTACGTAG GCATCTACATCCTCATTGCCGTGGGTGCCGTGATGATGTTCGTCGGGTTTCTGGGCTGCTACGGGGCCATCCAGGAGTCCCAGTGCCTGCTGGGGACG TTCTTCACCTGCCTCGTCATCCTCTTTGCCTGTGAAGTAGCTGCCGGCATCTGGGGCTTTGTCAACAAAGACCAG atcGCCAAGGACGTGAAGCAGTTCTATGACCAGGCGTTGCAGCAGGCCGTGGTGGACGATGACGCCAACAACGCCAAGGCCGTGGTCAAGACCTTCCATGAGACG CTTAACTGCTGTGGTTCCAGCACGCTGTCCGCGCTGACCACCTCCATGCTCAAGAACAACCTGTGTCCCTCGGGCAGCACCATCATCAGCAACTTCTTCAAG GAGGACTGCCACCAGAAGATCGATGACCTCTTCTCGGGGAAGCTGTACCTCATCGGCATCGCGGCCATCGTGGTTGCTGTGATCATG ATCTTCGAGATGATCCTGAGTATGGTGCTGTGCTGCGGCATCCGGAACAGCTCCGTGTACTGA